From the Synechococcus sp. KORDI-49 genome, the window CCGTCTTGACATGGCTGACGAGCTGCTCCAGAAGGCTCGATTGGATCAGCCCGCATCGCGCCAGCTTCTCGCGCAGTGGGGTGAGTTGCAGTTGTTGTGTGGGAACTGGACCAATGGGTTTCGGTTTTGCTCAGCGAGCCGCAGGGCGGATCTGTCGCTGCCATCCGCGGATGCTTTCGAGCTCCGTGGGGTCGCTGAACCTGCCTCAGAGGTGCCTCCACTGATCTTGGCATCGGATGGAACTCTGGGCGACTCACTGTTGTTCAGTCGTTATGCACCTTGGATTACGACAGCACTCAGTCGGCCTGTTCATTTGTATGTTCAGCCTCCGGTGCTGCGCCTTCTCAGAGATAGCTTCCAGGCACCGATCGAGGTTCATCCGATCGGAGAGCTCACCTCTCATCCTTCCGAGTGGATTCTTCCAATGCAGGATGCCCCTGCTGTTTTTGGCGCCTGTGACCAACAGCCTGTTCTTGCTGCCCCCTGTTTAAGAGCTGACCCTGCTCTGGTTGAGGTCTGGCGGAAGAGGCTTGATCTCGGGAGTGGTGAACGCTTGATCGGTATCAACTGGAATGGTTCCGCGTTACAAGCCTCTCGCGAAAGAGTTTCTTCAGACATTCCACTCAATGCGTTTTCAGCTATCGCACAGCGACCTGGTGTGCGTCTCTTATCCCTGCAAAAGGGATTCGGTGCTGAACAACTTCGTCACTGCCGTTTTGCTGACCGCTTTGTCTCGTGCCAAAACGAGGTGTCTCATGAAGTGCGCCTGGAGCACATGGCAGCCTTGATCACCCTCTGTGAATGGGTGATCTGCGATGACAGTGGCCCAGCACATCTGGCTGGAAGCTTGAGCAGTCCAACCATTCTTCTGCTTCCCGAACGTGCTGGCTGGAGATGGGGAGGTTTTTGCAGTCGATCTCCCTGGTACCCAACGCTTCATCTGCTCAGGAGATCTGAGTCAAAGGGTTGGGATGACCTGATGTCTGAAGCGAGTGAACTAATGAATTGATCAGGCCAAGGCGACCTAAAAGTGAAGAAAACCTTGAGATTCAATGTCAATAAAGCATGATCTGCGTACTCATTCATGATGTTCCGGTTAGCGTTAGCTTGATCTTCCGGAGAGCATCGATGGCGATCACTAGCAGCCGGTTGTGCACCGGTGCATCCCTAATTTGCGCTGCTTCAGCATTTCTTGCAAATCCATCTCCTGTCAGTGCACAGTGCGGTCCTACTGGATGTACGACCGCTGCACCACAGGTTGGCTTGCCTGCCATCACGCGACCAACCGCTGCACAATCTGTGGCAATGGCTTCGCGGATCGCAGCACTCGAAGCACGAATGAATCAAATGACTGCTGTCAGTTCTCCGAGTGGCAGTCCATCATTTCGCGACGATTCTTCAACTAAGTCTGCTTCAAAGGCGTTTCTTGCGGCGATGAATACAAGAACCTGGATAAATGGTGAAGGTCTCTGGCAGATGTCACCCAGCGGTGCCACATGCCAACTATCCTCCGGTGTGTCGACCCTGAATAGCTCCCCCTGCTCTAGTTCTTTCTGAACTGGTTAAAGGGTCTGAGGGCTTTCGGATCTCTTCAATCTCATTTGAGACTTAGGACGATGTTCGCAATCTCAGGCCTCAAGATTTCTGGTGTGGTTGCAGCTTCTGTTGCCTCAGCACTCTTTGCTTCAGCCCTTTCGCCTGCTCAGGCTCAGATCACCCAGGCAGGAATCACTGTCACCGCTCCCGAGAAGGGAACGACACAGAATCTTTCCGTGACGAACGGAAGTAGAACATCACTGGCTGTTGGCAACACAACCAGTTTTGGTGCTGCTTCCAATCTCACTCTTTCGAAGGGTCTGACGGGTGTCAGTCGCACAGTTCTGATTCCATCGTCTGTCGCGATCAATAGCGACATCGGTGATAATGCTCTTGGTCAAACCACCATCAACATCAGTAATCTGGCCGCCAACGGCGATGATGGAAGCATTACCCCTGATGGCGATTCTGGTGTCAGTGGCGGTACCATTGAGTTGCAGGAAGGAACTCAGTACGCTTCAGGTAATGCCGATATCATCGGTATGGGCGCAGCGGTGCTCTTGAACATTGATCCAGGCAGTGCAACAGCTCCAGGCGAAGCCAGCTTCTTTGCCACAGTGTTCCCGAACATCAATGGTCTTGAAGCTTGTCAGCCGACACATGACAAGGCTTGTCCTTACGTGACCAATGATGATCTGGTGAGTGGCAATACAGGTGCTAATGCAAGCCTTTCCACCACCACCAACATTGATATCAACGCGAATTCCTTCGTCAACACGTTTGCTCAGAGCTTCTGAGTTCTCATGTTGGTTAGAAGAATCATGCTTCGCTTCACTTTTGTTCTGGCTGTTTCTGTCTTAGGAGCTGCGGCTTCACAAGCTCAGATTCTTGAGAGAACGTCGACCAATTCAGGTACGAATCGCGTTTTTCAATACGCGATTCAATCCACATACGGAACTCAGACATCTGCTGATGCAACCCCGAACTTAAGGGTTGAGACAGAGGCAGTTCTGAATCTGAAGGAAGATAGCTTCTTAACCAACA encodes:
- a CDS encoding glycosyltransferase family 9 protein → MGRPGIAKGFGRSGKQGVPEHAGNPHGIDADEASASRSHQSLYLQHVLPCLARGNLSQAEPILKLLAQSKTDVAEVYRDLANLCESQQRLGESLVYRDLWLDHPSADETELLRQSETADHLGRKQTAAKLFEVLLKRGPKSQSSRIAVLRQLMLQECFLEARSHIESWFGQTCDSEVLELLSICAVELKESELACCLAQSCLQERSSAIAHAVLAAALQRQFREREAYDHLKTSIALSSDPQALPWPVARLLAGVCLEQNRLDMADELLQKARLDQPASRQLLAQWGELQLLCGNWTNGFRFCSASRRADLSLPSADAFELRGVAEPASEVPPLILASDGTLGDSLLFSRYAPWITTALSRPVHLYVQPPVLRLLRDSFQAPIEVHPIGELTSHPSEWILPMQDAPAVFGACDQQPVLAAPCLRADPALVEVWRKRLDLGSGERLIGINWNGSALQASRERVSSDIPLNAFSAIAQRPGVRLLSLQKGFGAEQLRHCRFADRFVSCQNEVSHEVRLEHMAALITLCEWVICDDSGPAHLAGSLSSPTILLLPERAGWRWGGFCSRSPWYPTLHLLRRSESKGWDDLMSEASELMN